Genomic window (Chelmon rostratus isolate fCheRos1 chromosome 15, fCheRos1.pri, whole genome shotgun sequence):
AAGCTAAAAATCTATCTGTACCACATACAAAAACTGAatcttgtgaaaaaaaaaacttggcaTAGGCTGTCATAAAGCTGAAACAAGTGATTATAAATCATATGGCACCCACAGCGGGCACTGGTAAAAATGAATGTTTAGAAATGATATTTAAATATGACACAACAGATGTGGAAACCAGCCAAGACCTGACTAGCTGCAAACCATTGCACACCATGGGTAAATAGAACCACTACGTCATCTCAGGTTACAGTATAGTTCTGATATATAGCTTGAAGTTGTTCAGATAGCATAACAGCATGTAAACTCTGTTATCCAAAGCTTTTTGGAATAAGAAGTAGTGAAAGCCTATGTTGGgtctatatatgaaaaaagggCAGACAGTGGGCAAGCATTGGGACAGAAATTCCCTTAAACTCCAGCCTAGTCTGCTGTTTGAACCACCTTAGCAGAATTTAGAGTTGCACATACAGATCTGCCTTTACACTAACACACGTgcgcacatacatacacacaagcacccACGCACGCTTGCAAGTATCTATTCGCACAGACAAACGTGTTAACAGGGGTCTTTTTTTCATCAGATGCCTcgaagaaaggaaaaaaaaaacaaagaaaaagattatttttcaCTTCACACTTCCAAAATGACTGAGAAACACCTTTGCCATTATTATTAGAGCATGTACAGAAAACCacttacaaaaataaaatacaataaaaaagcaCAGGGAAAAAATAATTAGGATTTAAATGGTTTGATATAGAGAGCTTACTGTGCTGTCAACTATACAATTTACCCGTTTCTTAAAGGAGAATAGActaactgaaaaaaagaaaagaaaagaaaagcgcAGAGACATTGTGCCTGGAGGACAAGCAGAAATATTCACTGAATAGACATTTTGTTACAATTCCAGAAGAGCAGGAAAAGGCAGATAGTGCATAAAAGgttctctttttcatttctttcattttttaacttaaaatcaAGCTGCATTAAATACAGGCTGTTTGTACAGGACAATTGCacttcacaaaaacagaaatatacaaacacacacaaggaaatgTGAATCAAATTAATTACAGCAAAAAATCTTACTACTTAAGCTGAttatttaacaaaaagaaagtaGACCTTGTGGACTTGTTATGGATTACTTTAGAGGAGAGTATTAAGGTGGGTGAACATAAAGGGGAGACAAGACGGTGGGGATCCTGAACTCCAGAGTGGACTGGTGCTGCACTATTCCaggtttgtgtgcatgcaacgcctcttcctccttctcctcctcctccttctcctcctcccatgAAATTCCCTTCTTAGAAACCAAAAGCTCAGAGTGACGGAGAGACAgactgctgagctgagctgctgtgggTCTTGAGAGGATGGTGGTTTGTAAACTCTATGCTGTGTTAGTGGTAGGAGGTTGTGTTACCACATGTCGTCTGTGGACGCAGAGTCCTTgataaaagagaagaggaaggagaaaccCTTCAGACTCTGGCTCTACATCCACCAGATCTCTATCAAGAGCTGGACAGGTTTAAGCATGTATGACACAATCTGACAGACAACAAAATTCAGCCTGGAGTTGATAGAGATACTTGTCTATCAACACCATAATTCATCTGGAGGTCAAGTAATATGTCATTATTCTATCAAATGTACTTTTTATAAATGCGGCATTGATAACCTTCTCAAATATACAACATAACTACAAACCATCGCCATACAAAACACTTGTTACTCGCTGTCCTACATGACTGATCCTTGTCATGTAGAATGGTTTACTAAACACACACCTTATATGGTCTGAAGCTCCTAAAACAaaattttatgttgtttcaaaaatacaataaaatgataCACCCTCTCAGTAGTGACCATATCATTTTAAACTGTACGTCAAACTGAATGTACTGAgcaaaagtcattttaaattcagataATTTATAATTCAGAATTCACACAATATACTGTGCagcaaatattttgttatgacaCTGACGACTATATGGAAGCTCTAAATTATTCGCTATATGACACAATAATTGCTGCCTCATCACACAAATCAATCCATCCAAGTGAATATGGTCAATGGTCACTTAAAACAGACGCTGCTGGAATTTACTTTCATATGCTCTATATCCATATGTGATTGATTTGGCTCGAGATATGACGTATTCAAAAAGCAGAGCCCCTGACTCATGCCAGCTCTATGTCCCTAAACTAATATTCacgtatgaaaacaaaaatgtgcaaGTCAGTAAGCTGGGATGAGGCTGTAAAATACATGTGTAACATGGGTAGAAGTGGGTGATATGGCCGTCAAATAATCTCACAACATCTCAGGGTGTTTCTGCAATAATGATATTCTCgacaataaaataatgtcctctATATGCACTCGTTTTCAGCTCGACAAAATACGAAGTACTACTTGACAAAGACTCAGAAAAATTTTGCCCGCTTGATTTAGAACTAACAGTGGCTGCCAATCACGTACTCAACCGGGCGCATCTGCTTCAGGTGGTGAAATATGTTGGTTGTATTGTCCGCTTTTGTTGTTATGGTCTTCTTGCACTTCTTACGTATTAACATGGTCTGTTTTACATCTGATCTTTGGTAACCAAACCACTTCCACACGACTGAAGCCCCTTCCCTTTTTGATATAACTCATCCACCATGAAGCCAGAAGTCGCGTTATTTTTGCTTCCAGCCATGCTTGATGGGGTGTGTCAAGCAGTCGGCCATTAACATGGAAGAATTTAACATATTAAAAATTATACCAATATTCTTTTGAACGATTTGATATGGCACACCCCTAAACATGGGATACCAACCAACTGCTAACGCTGACTTGTATGTTACTTCATTCTTTACAAAATGGTCTGATCTATTTAAGGCCTCCTCTTTTTCAGGTTCAGGCTTATTTTAGGTTTGTAAGTAAGGAAGTTACAGTGTTGGGAAACTCTTATTGACAAACAATTTGTAACAGGAAGTGGCTATTACAGCAAAAGTTGGATACAAGTTTATgcatttagtttagtttatgaCTTGTTCAGACGGAGTAACACAAACTTTTCATGAGGAGTTTAGACATATACTTGACTTTAGACTTTAGTTTAATAGCTACACGCTAAGAGCTAAATCATATGCTCACAATGACTGCCATTATTCTCATAACTGCTGTTGTGTTAGCACTATCAGCAGGATAATCACTGACAATCACGTTTAACTGCCAATCCTAAGGATCAATACCAACGCCTATCCAGGCATATTTGAATGGACCGTCAAATACTCATCCATCACATCAATGTCTGTAATTCTTCCAGTTTAATTTACATCATATTAATAGTCTGAGCCTACCAACGTGATTTTTTAAATCAGTATTTGGAGGAAGTAGCTCATAAAAAATAGGGCAAAATTTAGTGGGGTACACCTGTTATTTGAATGAGCCAGCCCTCAGATGCtatgtatgcatttatttttactgaagcAGCTTAGGCACAAAATTTTCTTTCAGGATGAGTTAAGTTCTATATTTAATAAgtcaaaaaagaagaagaaacaactGATTGAGACATCCCTACTGTTCACGCTTGCGGTGACATTACCTGGCAACAATGTGTGACCTGTGCAACCTGCTCACTCTACGTTACCCCTTACATACCGCGCCATACCTTTGCttgtttcctgcttttatcTGTCCATACAAATAAAAACTACTGTCTCATGAGTCAACGCTTGAATTTAGACTCAAAACTGTAAAACCAACTTTCTTTCCAAATAGAAGCTTTATGGTTCCAATTGAGAACAGAGATGCAATAGAGGTGCATTTTCGCCTCGACTGTCGCTGTCACAAATCACTTGACCTTGCCAGGCAGTTGATCACTACATCGCGCTGCCCGCACTGAATATATAGCAGAGACACTAAAGCCGTTTTCTCATGTTAACTCCAGAAAATGTCCGCAAGAATCATGTCCAGACATTGTTCAGAGTTGTTCTTTCACACATATCGCACATTTGTCCTTGTCAGACGCTTCCTCACTGACTGGAAATGCTCTGTTTGGTTTAGGCGAGAGGTGGTGCCTGGGTAGagcatgcaggaggaggactcaTCCGTCATGATGACTTTGCGCTGACATcaatactgtgtgtatttggaCACATCCACAATATCAACAAAAGAGTGGAAAGCGATATACAGGCAAGCGAAATTGGTTCGAAGCCGGTGCAGGCCCACTCGCTCCCTGTGTAGCAGGGCAGCAGTGCATACACTGTCCCACTGTCAAAATTTGCCAAAAATTACATTCAAATACTCCTTGCATTATGTCTATAAGATGTCTTATATGAGAGACATATTGCTTGTAAATTATTTCAAATTCTAATTCTTCTAAGATCTAaatacacattacaaaataaacaactaAAATAATGTCCTCTACGCTGTTGTTGAAATATGCACTCGTTTCACCTACATTATActttcaatcaatgaaagtgacattgTGTGCAGTTACGCAGGACTGATTAAAGAtcctatttttctctttttctctgtcagagcgttttttaagctttttaagtATTGAGTGGGAGCGCTGCAGCCAGTAGCCACAAAACAGACTGCTATGTAATCCCTCCGGACCTTTGCACACTGTCAATGTACATCCACCACCAGATTGTAATAATAAGTGTCTAACAATATTAAGGAAATGTTCCCTACAGAGATACCTTTTTGCTAAAGAGTAAGATCTCTTTGTTAAACCAGAAAAGGCTGTAATAAggctctcgccaaagccaccagattCCACTCATGGaaagtgttattttattataaatacacttcattcaaacacgacaaaaccaaaaccaaagtCTTTTTCATGTTCCAACAATCACTactaactctggtttggttgagCTAAACTCGTAATTCATtcaggagaggaaagacagagagggaggacatcagagaagcagcggcGGAAACAACAGGTGGAGCCGGCATATTTTTACATCTAACTTGGGAGTTATTTTCACCGGACATTGCGACAGGAGAGACTTAAGTCGGATTTTAAACGATTTTTCTGGTAAAAACAAACACGGcggtgctgcttttcttttctacaATCGAATATCAATTGTCACAATCaaatttgattgtttttacaATTCGAATAGAAATTAGAATTTAGAAAATCTGTTGACAGCCATAATTAAGTGTGAAGGCCTGTAGATACAGCTTAAGGGATGGCTCCCACTGTGGAAACAGCATTGCCAAATCTCtacacatttcaaacattgcACGGTATTTACTGTCACAGCACCCAATTtacaaataatgcaaacaattaagaaacaaacatgtttgttttctcaattTCCTAACagaattgtattttttactaCTATGAAACTATTCATTTCAGTTTACTAAAAAAAGTCTCAATTTAATCCAATGTACCAAATTAGTAGTTTAAAGATCGAGTAGTAGAACACTGGACTTAAGTCgatgtgagttttttttcttaccaaACAAACATATTATCTATAGATGACTTTATGGATAAGATATATCGTTTGCTTATCACCAAATACTTTTGATTCGTTAAGTAAAACTAGTTTTCTTGTCTCTTGTACCGCTGTGGTTTTTATGGAAGGGAATTGTCATAATTATCACTAAGGCCTTCTGACTAATGTTTTCCCTTACGAACAATACGAATACGTACAAGCAAACCTGCCAACATGTGTTTAATGCATGTGTGAAGAGTTTTGTTAGAAAGCAGGATGATGCCACAGACATGTCATAAAAAGTGATAAGGGATGTCTCGAACCGGATTTCTCCCCAATTTCAAATTTCAAtattattattgctgctgtTAAGAAGAATTGCTCGTATGATCCAGTCCTGAGGTATGGTAGCCACAGCTCTATTATTGACCCTTCTTTGTTGTGGAccaccacatttttttttcctttttttttttttttactaaaagCCCACCAAAATTTAAGGAAATAGTACTGGCAGGCTTTGTAAAGTGTGATTATTTCTGGTGCAGACAGACCCATTACCCTCACAGAGGTAATGCAAAATTCCTATCACAGAGTCTCCAAGGTTATTCACAGATCACACACCAGGCAACAGAAAAAGTATTCAGCTAGGCTCACCTATTGCCACCTACCACTCAATGCAGTCACTGTGGTTATGACTACATCTTTTCTTACAGAGATTTAAGATACAAGGTGCACTTCTACACAATACTAGCCAGAATGCTTTACACCCTGTTAACAAACCACTCCAATTTTAATAAATACTGTAACCAAATATTTGCCCTTACTGACATATTTAACCCCTTGTCCTTCTTGAATTTTGTGGTGCAACAGCATGACTTCACAACGGGGTTTTATATATTGTTACAGATCTACAACTTTGTCATCATAAGTGCTCGCACCTGACAGTGAatatattttatacttcataAAAGGTGGTTGTCTATCCAACCTGGCGAATTAGGCAAGGAGGACAGATAGGGCCACTAGGATCATCAGAGGAacttgaagaaaaacaagagcaagaTGTTTGAGAAGAGAGCACGTCAAGACCGAGAGCACAAGGCAAAAAAGAGTCACAGAAGATCATGGAACTCTTCAGCCATACGTGCTATCAGACACAGTCCTGACAGTATCACACTGAGCGCTTGTGTTtattgcagcagcaacaggaatACTAGCAATGAATGGGGCCGAATTCAGACATACTCTTAAGGAGAGCCTGAAGGGAAAGACCTAACTGTCGGGGAATGTGCTTCAAAAATACAATCTCAGAACACTAGGGGTGTAACGGTACTGTCACCTCACAGCTAGGTACGATTCACAGAACTTTTATGAATAACGACTTAAAACTAACTGTAGAAAATGTCATTGCTCATTACTCCAAGCACAGTGAATAAGTTGATAGgcaatatgtgcatgtgcatatcaTATTTTTAACTGTGCAGGTGCTGCCAAAGGTGGTTCAAATGACTACTCACCCAATAGATACAATACAGTAACAAATACTGCATAAGATTtctgagtcactttgaaaaaatCTGCGAGCATTTGTAATAAGCTAAATTCAGTTTCTCTTTGGATGCTTTTGTGTACACTGGTAGCAAATTTTGTTTTCAGGCTGCGCCACATAATACAGAGGAAGTCAAGGGGTCTGACGGTTCCTTAATTTCAGAGATAATTCAATGTGTGACAGTAATTTAAAAAGTCCATCTTTATACAAACATGCAATACTGAAACAAAGTCAAAATTTTTACTGTCAAGGACAAGACAACGAGTACAATTAAAGTGTAGCTGACGCAGCAAGCTTATGTGATAAAAATTTAACAGCACAATATCTGAGTGGACAAGGGCTTTGAGGTCTGTTTGTATACAAAGGAATGATGAGCAATGTCTCTCTTTAACCCAGTATGTGAGAGAATGTAGGTTTTCATTACATCCACACGAATACCAGACAATTTCATTTATTAGCTCTTTCCCATCTTGAAATCAGCTCATGTGGGACAAAACTGAGCCTTTTTGGCACAGGACCTGCAATGCGATTGTGGTTCTTTGTCAAAATTAAATGACATGCAACTGATGTTTAACTACAACTAtttaagggggaaaaaatcagaCCATTTTCTGCCAGTGCCAGCTATACAGAAAAATTGAAGTGTTACAATATGATGCTTTGAtccattttttccctttttttgagTCACATAAACTGGACAGAAGGCAAAGAGACATCTTGGACAAGTCATTATGTCATCGCAGAGTCAATCTGTATCGTTTTTTTCTCACTCATTTTAGAGTAAAATTCACTTGACAAGAATGTTTCCATGTTCCATCTAGTTGAAAACCAATGACATGCAAAAACGTGGTTAAAATTTGCTGGTCACACATCAAAAAGCATGCGTACTCCAAGCCGAGCAAACCTACAGGAAGTTAAAAGACAAGCTGGGATACTTACTGTGTCATCACTTCGGTACGGGTTGAGTTTGTTGTACATCGCTTCAATAACAGTTCGTCTGAaggaaagtaaaagtacaacaatgtcagatatttttgaactagaaaaataaaagacaaaaaagataCCCAGTGATTTAACTATCAATCACTGTCAGAAAGACAAATTTATCATTATTTGAGGTTGTCATCAAATCTAACCACAAAGCTCACTCACTTGCTTGCCAGCTCTCCTCCAGGGGGGAGGTTAGGGATGGCCTCAGATGCTAACGTCCGCATAACATGGACCAAATCTGGGACACCTTCATCCCCCTGCTTTTTGATGATCtctgttgaaaaatgaaatgacattgttttgagctgtttcttttttttttaatgtaaaatacaaatatacataCAATTAATGATAAATCTGATTGATATGAGcaattgtgaaaatgtgtgtctatgtgtagAAGAACGTGAGGCAGAGAAATATTATCGCTGAAACCTCCCTTACTTAGGTTTAGACTGAAGCACAGAGGTTGGAACGAGGTTGGGTTTGAATTAATACCATTACTATCATTGATATTGCtctttaatgcagtttttttagagacacacactccttctctgATGTAACAGAAAGAGACAATAAGATAGCGATCATTGTACACAAAAAGTTACTGCTACTTTTAATATACTATGTTTAACATTATGTTTTtctccatacacacacacatacacacagctagAGTCTTGCATATCTACCCACCCTGGAAGAGTGCTCCCTCATCTGTTGCTTTACCTGaggttttcttctttcttcccctgttaatcatctttttttttattcttcctAATCTGAATGGAGGGTTAAAGGACATGGGGTCTCATATGCTGTAATGACTGTGAAGCCTTTGAAAGTTAAGTTGTGATTTTGGcctacataaaaaaaactttactcAACTTTGCCTTCTGATAGTATGAAGGCTTGGTAGCGTAACACTGAAATGGAGTGATAACGATTTTTGAGACCTATGGCCAACAACTGTACCTACAGTAGGAAAATATTAACCAGAACAGGGTTTTATAGACACATACGTTTTCCTGGTTCTCATTGAGCAACATGTGTTATTTCCAGACATTTCTGGGTAAATGTAACTGATGGCTGTGAATGCCAGCAGAGTAGCCTTTTAgctaaaagcattttaaatggaatCTTTGCACATTAGTAAGAACAAGTATACTTTGCCAGTGGCCCTACTACTGTGGAGACTGAATGTCTTAAAGTTAGTGTTTCAAACTTCCAGTATGACCATAATTCATGAACATAAACACTATAAAATGCTGATACAATATTGATATATACTGTGCATTAACCTAAGATGTTATGTGTGATCTAATTCAAATGCATTAGATGTTTACGAACCCTCAGTGGTCATGCATAATCACACAGATTACACTAACACTTGAATACCTAGATTACACTCAGTGaagtgttttgggttttttttttttatatatataattttgtTCTCCCTAAGAAAAGCAGATGCGCTCTGACCATAAGTGAATCAAAGGAGAGCAACCGGGCTTTCCCTTGCTCAACACATAACTGTGGCATACAGACATGTACATCTGCCTTCCTCCATCAGCCTATGAGTTTATATGACTAACcttatttcaaatgaaatggaaTAAACAAGGAAAGCATGGGGTTtccattaaaaaaggaaaagttcatAACCAAAGGAAAAAGGGATTATCACATCAATTCAGGCATCACTTTCGATGTTGGCCTCCTAATCCCATATATAATTTTTCTCCCCTACCTTCTACTCTTCCCTCCAGATATTTATCCAGCTCAGCCTCCCTTTTCACTGCTTCTGGAGATACCTTTGGAGCCCCTGGAAAGCAGATTAACACAACACTCATATTGTCCCGGCTTccctgaaaaataaagaaaaaaaacagaagtcaagTTAGTCAACCATGATACCAAGAGACTAGTGTGTAACAATATGTCAATGTAGGCATCGTGGACATGCCATACCTTGTACAGGCAGGTGTCAACAATTTCATTGCTGACTCTTTCAAGATCATCCGTCACCTCTAGCCTTGACCTGACAAACTCACACAGTTCCTCATTGGCCATGACATCCCAGATGCCATCGCATGCTAGTATAATGAATTCATCTTCCACTTCACATCTCTCTATTGCATAAACTTCAGGCTCAGGAGATACAAGCTGCTCTGTCGGACCTTTTCCATGCACACACTTGTAGTCGAAGTCTCCCAAAGCCCGAGACACAGCTAGGGATCCATTAACTCGCTGGATCATGACTGAGCCACCGGCATTCTGGATCCTTTCCTTCTCCAAAGGGTTGCTGGGTTTGTGATCCTGTGTGAAGAAGTGCACAGCTCCGCCCCGGCTGAGGAGTCCCCGTGAGTCGCCACAGTTGATGAAGTAGATATGGCTTGGAGAAATCATGACTCCCACCGCAGTGGAGCCACTGCGGTCCACACCATGCTTCTTCTCGGAGATGGTTCGCATGTGTTCATCAATCTGCAAGAACCCTGTGCGGATCCCGTTCTTCACGCTCTCCACAGAGGCATCCTCCTGCAGAGCAGTCTGGAAGTCTGAATTGCTGGTGATGTGCTCCAGCAGGTGCTCACAGCAGTACTTGGCCACCTGAGAGCCAGCATGCCCATCATAAACAGCAAAGAATGACCACGGGTCAAGACCATGTGGCAGACCaattactgctgtgtgtgcatcttcCATCTCTACCCGCCAACCTTGCATGCTACTCAGCCCATACCTCAGGTTGTTACCCTC
Coding sequences:
- the ppm1aa gene encoding protein phosphatase 1A, which encodes MGAFLDKPKMEKYNSRGEGNNLRYGLSSMQGWRVEMEDAHTAVIGLPHGLDPWSFFAVYDGHAGSQVAKYCCEHLLEHITSNSDFQTALQEDASVESVKNGIRTGFLQIDEHMRTISEKKHGVDRSGSTAVGVMISPSHIYFINCGDSRGLLSRGGAVHFFTQDHKPSNPLEKERIQNAGGSVMIQRVNGSLAVSRALGDFDYKCVHGKGPTEQLVSPEPEVYAIERCEVEDEFIILACDGIWDVMANEELCEFVRSRLEVTDDLERVSNEIVDTCLYKGSRDNMSVVLICFPGAPKVSPEAVKREAELDKYLEGRVEEIIKKQGDEGVPDLVHVMRTLASEAIPNLPPGGELASKRTVIEAMYNKLNPYRSDDTDSASTDDMW